From one Sulfurimonas sp. HSL-3221 genomic stretch:
- the argJ gene encoding bifunctional glutamate N-acetyltransferase/amino-acid acetyltransferase ArgJ: MFEMKKVGGGVCAPEGFFAGSASAGLRPNGADDVAFIYADTPCETAAVFTTNKMTAAPIRHYRAKGSFKSNFVLMNAKNANAMTGAAGIADIDEVLGELQAHYGVLQNPVMSSTGVIGVRLPKEKITAAAKTFDLGSRDSLAAAKAIMTTDTFYKMVSTEIVLAEGKRFRLGAIAKGAGMINPAMATMLCFVTTDADAEAAELQACLEAVIPTTFNAASVDGDTSTNDTVLLLSNRKSGAFDAEAFKTALHEMLLELAQMMVSDGEGATKMVTFHVTGAANDDEAETAAKALSNSLLMKTAIYGEDPNWGRVASTIGASGVACDEATLTVSFDDVCVYDKGTILFDAETEKLAAAVMKRERFTISCALGMGEGAFDAYGCDLGHEYVKINADYRT, translated from the coding sequence ATGTTTGAGATGAAAAAAGTCGGCGGCGGCGTCTGCGCGCCGGAGGGGTTCTTTGCGGGGTCGGCCAGTGCCGGCCTGCGCCCGAACGGGGCGGATGACGTTGCCTTTATCTACGCCGACACCCCTTGCGAGACGGCGGCGGTCTTTACGACGAACAAGATGACGGCCGCACCGATCCGCCACTACCGGGCCAAAGGGAGCTTCAAAAGCAACTTCGTGCTGATGAACGCCAAAAATGCCAATGCGATGACGGGAGCTGCCGGGATCGCCGACATCGACGAAGTCCTCGGGGAGCTGCAGGCGCATTACGGCGTCCTTCAGAACCCGGTGATGAGTTCGACGGGGGTCATCGGTGTGCGTCTGCCCAAAGAGAAGATCACGGCGGCGGCAAAGACCTTCGACCTCGGCAGCCGGGACAGCCTGGCGGCCGCGAAAGCGATCATGACGACGGACACCTTCTACAAGATGGTGTCGACGGAGATCGTTTTGGCAGAGGGCAAGCGTTTCCGCCTCGGGGCGATCGCCAAGGGCGCGGGGATGATCAACCCCGCGATGGCGACGATGCTCTGCTTCGTGACGACCGACGCGGATGCCGAAGCGGCCGAGCTGCAGGCCTGCCTCGAGGCGGTCATCCCGACGACCTTCAACGCTGCGAGCGTCGACGGGGATACCTCCACGAATGATACGGTACTGCTCCTGTCCAACCGCAAAAGCGGTGCGTTTGATGCCGAAGCGTTCAAAACGGCCCTGCACGAGATGCTGCTGGAGCTGGCGCAGATGATGGTCAGCGACGGGGAGGGGGCGACAAAGATGGTTACCTTCCACGTCACGGGCGCCGCTAATGACGACGAGGCGGAGACGGCGGCGAAGGCGCTTTCGAACTCGCTGCTGATGAAAACGGCCATCTACGGCGAAGACCCCAACTGGGGCCGTGTCGCATCGACCATCGGCGCCAGCGGCGTCGCGTGCGACGAGGCGACACTGACGGTCAGTTTCGACGACGTCTGTGTCTATGACAAGGGGACGATCCTCTTTGATGCAGAGACGGAAAAGCTGGCGGCGGCGGTGATGAAGCGCGAACGCTTTACGATCAGCTGTGCACTTGGGATGGGCGAGGGGGCGTTTGACGCTTACGGCTGTGACCTTGGTCACGAGTATGTCAAGATCAACGCCGACTACAGAACGTAG